The proteins below are encoded in one region of Scomber japonicus isolate fScoJap1 chromosome 2, fScoJap1.pri, whole genome shotgun sequence:
- the LOC128365250 gene encoding vascular cell adhesion protein 1-like translates to MFLRYVFVIISVLNFLHNFHVCCDENCAEKPVFTPSRLVVKYGDPASATCLVCQHNCTSDQFGLEKPVGYTEEYGTTISWKVDNLTEWDISPQCYYTDDDGNQCITRLPITVYHPPKNVHLSFLNHSGPMFAGHQYTLQCTVQEVAPIGNLIVTFYRGQTELQRLQSSSTTSEPVTETFTLDINPTKEDDGVQYWCEAKLDLGAEGPQPPPVVTSQKITTTVYYQPELKGSSHPDPITVIAGSPLHLNCSSEGNPSPSYTWTLPSASRSPFSGDTLDIKSVTSVDGGQYLCLVQNAAGNVTVKFTVDFYNPPKNVHLSFLNHSGPMYMGHQYTLQCTVQEVPPIGNLTVTLYHGQTSLGQQHVKNKPVETPVNETFTLNINPRKEDDGGLYWCEAKLDLGAEGPQPPPVVTSQNITTTVYYKPQLKGSPDPERINVTEGDPLHLNCSSEGNPSPSYTWTLPSTSHFSGSTFSIEAVTSTDGGQYICLVSNSVGNVTKEFTVDVKVNYINIIIGVVVAVIIIAALVFVMWYLNRNK, encoded by the exons ATGTTTCTCCGTTACGTGTTTGTTATTATTTCTGTGCTGAATTTTCTGCACAACTTCCACGTGTGCTGCG ATGAAAACTGTGCCGAAAAACCTGTTTTCACTCCGTCCAGACTGGTAGTGAAGTATGGTGACCCAGCCTCTGCCACGTGCCTTGTTTGTCAACATAATTGCACAAGTGACCAATTTGGGTTGGAAAAGCCTGTAGGGTACACTGAAGAATATGGAACCACGATTTCATGGAAGGTTGACAACCTGACTGAATGGGACATATCTCCACAGTGCTATtatactgatgatgatggtaaccAGTGTATTACCAGGCTTCCTATAACCGTCTATC aTCCTCCAAAAAATGTCCATCTGAGCTTCCTAAATCACTCTGGGCCGATGTTTGCAGGTCATCAGTACACTCTGCAGTGTACAGTCCAGGAAGTTGCTCCTATTGGTAACCTCATTGTGACCTTctacagaggacagacagaactACAGAGACTACAGTCCAGCAGCACAACAAGTGAGCCAGTGACTGAGACCTTCACCCTGGACATCAACCCTACTAAAGAAGATGATGGGGTCCAGTACTGGTGTGAAGCCAAGCTAGACCTGGGAGCTGAAGGACCACAGCCTCCTCCAGTGGTGACGTCACAAAAAATCACCACCACTGTTTACT ATCAGCCTGAACTGAAGGGGTCTTCACATCCAGATCCAATCACCGTCATAGCAGGAAGCCCCCTACACCTGAACTGCTCTAGTGAGGGAAACCCCAGCCCCTCATACACCTGGACGCTCCCGTCAGCCAGTCGTTCCCCCTTCAGTGGCGACACTCTCGATATTAAGTCTGTAACTTCTGTGGATGGAGGACAGTACCTGTGTTTGGTCCAAAACGCTGCGGGGAATGTTACTGTGAAGTTTACTGTGGATTTCTACA ATCCTCCAAAAAATGTCCATCTCAGCTTCCTAAATCACTCTGGGCCGATGTATATGGGTCATCAGTACACTCTGCAGTGTACAGTCCAGGAAGTTCCTCCTATTGGTAACCTCACTGTGACCTTATACCATGGACAGACATCACTGGGTCAACAACATGTCAAGAATAAACCAGTGGAGACACCAGTTAATGAGACCTTCACCCTGAACATCAACCCTCGTAAAGAAGATGATGGAGGCCTGTACTGGTGTGAAGCCAAGCTAGACCTGGGAGCTGAAGGACCACAGCCTCCTCCAGTGGTGACGTCACAAAACATCACCACCACTGTTTACT ACAAGCCTCAGCTGAAGGGGAGTCCTGATCCAGAACGGATCAACGTGACAGAAGGAGACCCTCTGCATCTGAACTGCTCTAGTGAGGGAAACCCCAGCCCCTCCTACACCTGGACGCTCCCGTCAACCAGTCACTTCAGTGGCAGCACTTTCAGTATCGAGGCTGTAACTTCTACAGATGGAGGACAGTACATCTGTTTGGTCAGCAACTCTGTGGGGAATGTGACTAAAGAGTTTACTGTGGATGTCAAAG TGAACTACATCAACATTATAATAGGGGTGGTGGTAGCAGTCATCATTATTGCTGCCCTTGTCTTTGTTATGTGGtatctgaacagaaacaaatgA